The nucleotide window AAGATGTGATGGAAAAGTAGGTTCCTTTATCACTCAAAATGTCACTTATTTGTTTTTCTGTCCTGCTTTTTATCTATTATCTTCTGTAACTGTTGGCTTTCATTACCTTACAGGTTGTTTCATGCTATTGATGAGAATCATGATGGTAGACTCTCAGCTTCTGAATTAAAAGCGCTGATATTAGGAATTCGTTTTGAAGAGATTAACTTTGATAGGGATGATGCTGTGGATAAAATAATGaaagattttgatattattaggCGCGATAATTATATTGATTGTAATGAGTTCGTCCATGGTATCTCCAAATGGATTGAAGAGGCAAAGCGATCAGGGGCAGTCATAACTGACCCCAGCTCTCGGACATTCACGTATTTAGATAACTTTCAGCGGGTAAGTAGCACTGTGATGACTCTCGCTAGTTCTTACAATTCTAGGTTTATGATTTATTTACTTATTCATGTACAGCAAGCAAAGAGGGAACATGCTCTGTTGGGGCTTGAGGATCAAGTGGAGGATCAAAGCAATGAGGTTGTAGAGGGTGTTGAAAACCCCAAGTGGATCTCCATCAAAGCAGTATTAATGTTGTTATTAGGAACCATTATTGCTGCTGTATTTGCTGATCCTCTGGTGGATGCTGTTGACAATTTTTCCGATGCAACAAGTATTCCTACTttctttatctcttttattgCACTGCCCTTGGCTACCAACTCTAGTGAGGCTGTGTCGGCAATTATCTTTGCTAGCCGGAAGACATGTACAACTGCTTCATTAACATTTTCTGAGGTTTGTTTCTCATTTGCTCCTCTTgatgtttgtattttgtaattctCTAAAAAATGGATTGACTGTCACCTAAATTAATAGCAAACTCAAAGGACATTTGCTAATCCAAATTTTCTGGCTTAAGTTACTGTTATTTTAAGCTAGTAGTTAAGAACTTAATTTGAGTCTTAAAGAGAATGTACTAAATTCTATTATGAACATGCAACTGGTTTCCATAAACTTGCTGTTGGCAGTTTATGGTTTATTGTAATGCTGTTGGCAGTAGAGAAACTTCTAGGTACGGGTCATGGATCTGCAACCATGGCCCTTTTCTCAAGAGATGAAGAAAATAAAAGGGAAAATCACTTAATGGATACAGCTGAAATGAGGATAGTTTTTAAGgtttaattttaagaagttgaaACTAAGCAATTAGATCTCCTAATTTCTTTGGTTACCTATCTTGTTGCAGTGTTAGGAGATCTATATATATCAAAATTGGGCAATCATATTTATATATCAATAATCTGCCTCTGGGCAAACTACTAACTTCTAATGTTTTCCTTGCTGTAGCTATATGGAGCAGTAACCATGAATAATCTCCTTTGCCTTTCGGTATTCTTGGCGCTTGTTTATATCAGAGGATTGACATGGGACTTTTCATCTGAAGTTCTGGTTATTTTCATCGTGTGCATTGTGATGGGTGCTTTTGCCAGTTTCCGCAACACATTCCCTCTCTGGACGTCCTTATTGGCTTACCTCCTCTATCCTTTCTCACTGGCATTGGTCTATGTTCTTGATTATATTTTTGGTTGGTCATAGGTTCATGCAAGTTAAAATCTTTGTGTGGGTTCTGCTGTTGCACTTTAGGAGGGTGCTGGCTTCCTGCTTGATATTTTGTATGTACAAGATGAGAACTTGCCAGGGAGCAAgactttattaaacatgaagaaTTAAATTATGTGACTTTGAAAATATAAGGCTTGATTAGTGCATTATATCAAATGTCCGGAggcaaataataatttttcttattattattatactttgtcctgttaaaaaatttgaaaagcaTACTTTACTTCAAAGAGGTCTGGGTGGACTACGCAATTCTGAAGCCAAAACTaccagtccttgaaaaattgcaATGCCTCTGTTAGAAGGACAAAATCCCAAAGGAGACCCCAACCATAGGGACCAATTCAGTAATTGTGATAAATGGATAAAGGGCCAGTTTAGTCCTTTTACTTGGCATCAACATTTAGTTATTGCAACCAAATTGACACTAAACTTGGCAAATTCagatgaaaatttgaattttaaatttggtCCTGAGAGTTTATTAAAGCTACAATTTGGTTCTTCTAATCTCTATGCTCTCTATCTCCAAATTGTTCTCCTATGCCCTATCCATCTCTGTGCTTTCCTCCCAAAAAAAcctcaaaataataaaaataaaattcaattgaaagttagaattaaaaaaaaaaatcatcaattcATTTTTTTAGTTGCTCAATTTCAccttaaaattgaaaataaaaaaaaaatcaacaaattCAATAAATATTCAATAATTCCAAcaccaaaattaatttatttaaaaattcttTGAAAAAAGTAAGGACTTAATTGTTATTTTCATAAAGTATCAAACAATAAAatgtaagttttcatttcaatctgccAGTCCTATCCAATTTGTCCAGTTTATTGTCGATTTGACGTAAGTGCTACTTTTGTGTCCAATTGGGTCAAATATAAAGGCCAAATTGATATTTTGTCCTTTGATAAACTATAGTAACTAAATAATAACTTATCATAGAATAAATGGATTAAAGTCAAATTGACCTCCAAATTAGGAAGAAGGTTTAATTAAGTATAAAacacaaaaattaggtcatttgtacCTTGAAATTAGCAAATTCGTCCTATTTGCCCTAATTCTTGGCATTGTAATACATGTGCCTGTCCAGAGacttaaataaaattttggaattttacAATTTGCTCCCTGAAATTTATACAAAAAATTATACTTTGGTCATTCTCTCTATACTCTTTTATCTTCCCTCTCTTTCTGTCGTGTTCCTTCCACCTTTATATTTTACCTTCAAAAAAATTACAATATTAGAAAAAAATtcgattgaaaattaaaatcaaatattcaATGACTCCAAaatcaaaaatatttttttcataatattatctatagaagatttaaaaatatatatattaaaaatataagaacatgtttgttattttataaaatattaaagatcAAAATGTAATTTAACATGCAAAGTCAATAACTCTTACATGCCTATCTCCTCTCCGTGTTGTGCACAGCAAAAAAATTGTTACAAATTAGACAATTTACCAATTGCAAAATATaatctatttatataataaatataataaaattggtTTTTAAAATAAGTTGGTCTAAAAATGACAAATGACactctatttaatttttttttccatttatctatttaaaatttattttattattacaatTATCTGACTTTTTAGTTTCTTAATTCttaacataaaaatttaaataaaattaaaatatattgatatttataaattataattaaaaaatatattttatcgtTAATTATATTaatctataatatatattaaataaaattaaattgattaataataataacaacatacgtttttatcattaataatagttgacatatattaaataaaatttattgatcttattattattaattaatatgtaatttttttaaGAGAATAAGTTTTTATTCCCATTTTAGTGGATCatttatcattaataaaaattatatatatataaccatagTTATTAAATTCGGAATAAACATGCCGGTTAAACTAGTGAATCGACCTTCAAACGATCCGGATTTGTAACTAAATCAGATAAGAAAGTGACTTGGCGTGACCTAGTTGACCCAGTGGGTGAACCGGTGTGACATGATTAATCCGGTCGgtttaattatttaatagaatatcttttttaatttttttttaatttttggtatagaaaattaaattcaaaatcttataaaattctttaaaatcaaaatcaattgaGTTAAGTTGGTAGCTAtgtgttttttaatttaatatatttatttttaatattcactaaatatttcataaatattaaaaagggaattatatattaatgtattatgttacttgaatatttttatataaaatttaaaaacactattaaaatttattacatataacttaataaatgttacaaattttattttaaataattaaaatttaattaattatatttatttatattaatagggttatatttaattaatttatatatttaattaatttttagtgaCTTACTAATTGAACCACTAACCCATTCACTCAGTCCCTTCACTAGGTCAACTTTTGAGCTGGGTTTAATAACATTGCACACAATCGCTAATTAGTATGtaatttttagttttttaataattaacaaaaaaaattaaataaaatacatatataatatataaataaattataataacaataatacttttatcactaataataattaatttctaatattatatattaaataaaataaaattcaataataataataataacaataataataataacacgtttgtttatttttatcagtaatatttattaatatgtatatattaaataaaatttattagtctTATTATTACTGCTAATTAATATGTGACTTTTTAATTTTGtaatacttaatataaaataaaattaatatacgtctatatttatgaattataattgtaaaaaatataaatttttattattaataataattaatatgtgtTTATCAAACCAAGTTTATAGGCTTATTAATACCATTAATGTGTGACTTTTTAGTTTAGGAAtgcttaatataaaaaatttaaataaaattaatttatatttatgtttATGAATCATAATCgcaaaaattcttaaatttagaATCATaagtataaataattaaaaaaaaatataactaagtgattatatcataattttaatgCATCTTATTTCTATCTTTTTTAACTatattttatcattaattattgttaacacacacacacatatatatatatatataacttgatTAAGTTAAACAGTGAAAAAGCAGGCATGTGAAAATCAGATGAAGAAACAAACAAGAGCAGTAGGACCAACTTCTTTAATTGGAGATAGACAGACTTCTTCCAAGTCTATGTATACAAATTATGGAACATAAAAACACCATTCCAGAAAGAGATTCTAGTCTGATAATTGAAACAATCCAAAACCAAATCAATATGCCTAGTCATATACAAAATCTCACTCTGCTCAGTATTTTACTGCTTCTCATCACCACCGTCCACTCGCAATCCGTTCCCTCAAATTTGAGTTCCAATGGCAACTGGACTTGCACGAAATGCTGTGAGCAGGCTTATGGGTTCATGCCTTGCAGTACCAGCGCTGTTGGCAATTTCGTTTTGATAATTGGGTATGGATACCTTTTCTTCTTAGCTTCCAAGTCTTTGACCAAAGGTTGCGAGATTTTGAATCGGATTTTGGGGCCTGGAATTGTTGGTGGCTTGTTGCTTCCCCAACTCGGAGAACTCTCTGATGCAATGCTTGTGCTAGGTAATATTTCTTTGCTCTCCACTTTTTACTGGATAAGCTGAATTATTGATCAGATTAGATAGGACCCTTAGAACGGGTCAACGTTCCGGTCCTTGAACCGACCGGGACCGAAGGCGCGGGCTGATTACAGTTGCTCCTTTCTTGAATCAGAACTTAAACTGGCCGGTTTAAACTGGTAATTTCAAACTGGAATcggcttaattttattttatttttttaatttttcctatATGATACAgttattttgagcttctttaattCTTAAACCATTCTCAAATTTTTATGTAGTTCTGaaattaattaacatattttaaatttttaggtttgatttaaaaattttaaatttctatttTTTCTAATATTTTTCTAACTTAGATAGATAATCGTGAGTATCTATAATTCTTGAACATTCTTAAATATGCAATACGAcagtttctataaaatttttaagttaattaacttatgtaaatttgaattagaatcaaaattgaaattgagCCGAAACCATATTAAAATGGACTAAAGCAGCTCCAATCGTAACTATAGTCATAAGAAACGAGAATCAGAACCGCTTTAACATCAGACTGAAACCAGTCTAAAACTGTAAATAAATCAAAACTAATTCGAGTCGATTATTCAAGAGCCGATTCTAGTTCAACCTAGCCAAGGGCCCAAAGCCGGCCTTGGCCAGGTCTAGGACCTTAcgcttattttttttaattaaatatttttttataagaaaaaaaattaatttaagttaAATCCAAACCCCACGTTACTCTTTGAATCTAAATCAATCTGATTGATTGAATCAAGTATAAATCTACAGtcaagtttaattataataagaACATAATAATCCTCataattatatgataaaataTTCACTTAATTTCACCGTTTAATCATAATATAAGagattatatatttaaattaatgaaTATTAGCTTGATGAtaaatgtgattttttttttctaaaagtttttaagtattaaaataaattttatatatatatatatatataattttttctttgtttttgacTTCATGAATGCAGCGTCAGGACTTGTTGGAAATACAACGACTGCAGAGAGACAAGTCTCTGTAGGAATGGGATTGTTGGCAGGATCTAGCGTCACACTTCTTACGGTTGTTTGGGGTTCCTGCATTGTTGCTGGCAAATGCAATATTGGGGAGACTGATTCAATTGCAATTGATCAAAACGACACAAAGGGTTTCAACTTATTTGGTAGGGTACATTTGTTtttagtttagcattctgaaggTTAATTTATACAATTAAACTGTAgtaaatcaattaatttataactAGAAAAATGTcttgttaaattaattaataaataaatttccaTGGTTGCACTTGCAGGCAGCGGTGTCAGTACTGATGTTTGGACACGCTACAGTGCAATGATAATGGTTGCATCTATCATCCCACTTATTGTTGCTCAATTACCACAGATTTCGCATTCAAATACAATAAGGCATATAGCAGAGTTGCTCGAATTGACTCTCTCTCTCTTAATGTTGATTTCTTATTCGTTTTACcaggtaattttttttatttaattgtatataaataatataagaaAAATGGACATTGCAAatataaaatcaaaccaaatttatGCTATtgttttaatttgttttttacTAAAATTCAAACTATACCAAAtcctaggggtgagcattcggttcaaaccgaaccgaaccgaattaaattataaaaattgaacagtaaattttagaaaccgaaccgaaccgaaatgggtgaaaaatcgaatcgaactaaaccgttctatttcggttcggtttaaaccgatcggtttgattttttattattttttaatttagacttgatttttaagttatttggtctaattttaatttagtttgaacctattaaccattaatcaatgaaattaaacaattaatatatataaaattaaatataattcataaattttccataaaaataaatcaattcaaaaatcgattcggttcgatttaatttgatttgactatataaattactatttgattcggttcagtttaacttatttttttctcttcaaaactgaaccgaaccgaaataaccgaaatttttataatgtaaaaccgaaccgaaccgaaccgattgaattttaaaaccgaactgattgaaccgaattgactcggttcggttcgattttttgatttgaaccgaattctgctcagcctTACCAAATCCCATCCAACCAAAGAATATACATATCATTATAACTATATAATTAAGTTATGAAAGAATAAGTTATAAACTATGTTCAAGAATACATCTCATTggcttttatttgtatattaataATTACACATTAATAAATTTGAATTAGcaaaaattaagttaattataATTGGTTTTCTATTCTAATAGTAAAAATGAGATTATTTTGAAGTAAATGTTAGTATTTGAAATCAAATATTAGTATTTGAACTCAAGTGTATGTAAGtattaattaatagttattaattattttaaattaatataatatatagaaCTTAAGATAATAGAATAAGTAATTTTTAtagattttatattaatttaatacatTATAGATATATTGtgggaaaaaatataaaaaatcaaaTAACAACTAATTTTAAAACTCAAAGGATGATTCAAGAATTAAGAACTGGATCAAATCCAAATTGGACaaaaaaactaaaaattgaattatgcTAAAACCAAAATAACGAATAActgaattaaattgaaataataataaaaaaaaaagagaccacAAAAATTTTGACTATGATTAGTTCGATTTTGGTTCTTAGAAAGAACTTGAATGGAACTAAATCCACATTTTCCCTCCATTAAAGCACCATTCATCACCTTTCCTTTTCACATGCCACCACCACCAAACTGCTCCTCAACATTGGACAAGTCCTCAGTGTAATTCCAATCACTAGAAAAGCACCCCATGCTTTGTTTCTATTTCAAGTCGAGTTTCAAGCTAAAACGCTAGCATGAGTTGCAAATTGTTGTTGACAAGGAAAAATAAACACTTTTAAGGACAGGATTTTTAGATATTTTACAACATGAATAGTTGTTGTCGAATGAGGCTTGCTAGGAGCTAACATGAACGGGCTCAATGCTTTACTACATAACTAATGTCAGGCCTAGTGAGATTAATGTATGACAAACGACCTATGAGTCTTTGAAACTTATTAGGATCTAGAAGAAGATCACCATTATCAATAGAAAGATGAAGCCTGTAGGTAGAGAACTGGTAGCATGCTTGGCATTGATAGTGAATTTATCATAAGTGAGTGCTTAGCATCATCGATAGCATCAATAGAGGTGCCTATAATGATAACATCATCAACATGAATGAGTAAAGCTAAGAACTC belongs to Hevea brasiliensis isolate MT/VB/25A 57/8 chromosome 4, ASM3005281v1, whole genome shotgun sequence and includes:
- the LOC110667657 gene encoding sodium/calcium exchanger NCL-like → MEHKNTIPERDSSLIIETIQNQINMPSHIQNLTLLSILLLLITTVHSQSVPSNLSSNGNWTCTKCCEQAYGFMPCSTSAVGNFVLIIGYGYLFFLASKSLTKGCEILNRILGPGIVGGLLLPQLGELSDAMLVLASGLVGNTTTAERQVSVGMGLLAGSSVTLLTVVWGSCIVAGKCNIGETDSIAIDQNDTKGFNLFGSGVSTDVWTRYSAMIMVASIIPLIVAQLPQISHSNTIRHIAELLELTLSLLMLISYSFYQVIFFI